In Seriola aureovittata isolate HTS-2021-v1 ecotype China chromosome 17, ASM2101889v1, whole genome shotgun sequence, a genomic segment contains:
- the hapstr1a gene encoding UPF0472 protein C16orf72 homolog produces the protein MEEKKEDGDSEIQEHGPEHWFSKWERQCLAEAEQREPSEEEADNDQDKLWHLFQNSATAVAQLYKDRVCHQQGLSLWVPFQNAATAVTNLYKESVEAHQRSFDRGIQIGHQRRNKDMLAWVKKRRRTIRREDLISFLCGKAPPHRSSRANPRLAMVAPSRANSPAETGSSVEADLQPFREAIALHGLSGAMASISVRSGAPGSPTHVSGSSSNGGGAGGGGSSGSGPVCRSRRNGLQDVDLNTFISEEMALHLDSTGSASAGGGGTRKRNSTQCSDVITDSPTHKRNRMI, from the exons atggaggagaagaaggaagacGGAGACTCGGAGATACAGGAACACGGACCCGAGCACTGGTTCTCAAAATGGGAGCGGCAGTGTTTGGCCGAAGCGGAGCAGAGGGAGCCGAGCGAGGAAGAGGCCGACAACGACCAGGATAAACTGTGGCATCTTTTCCAGAACTCCGCCACTGCTGTGGCACAGTTATACAAAG ACAGAGTATGCCATCAGCAGGGCCTGTCATTGTGGGTGCCATTTCAGAATGCTGCTACAGCAGTTACCAACCTCTACAAAG AGAGTGTCGAGGCCCATCAGAGAAGCTTTGATCGGGGCATCCAAATAGGCCACCAACGCCGTAATAAG GATATGTTGGCCTGGGTGAAGAAACGCCGGAGAACCATCCGTAGGGAGGATCTTATCAGCTTTCTGTGCGGCAAAGCTCCACCACACAGAAGTAGCAGGGCCAACCCCCGGCTGGCCATGGTGGCCCCCAGTCGGGCTAATTCACCAGCTGAGACAGGCTCATCTGTGGAAGCAGACCTCCAGCCCTTCAGGGAGGCCATAGCACTGCATG GTCTAAGTGGAGCCATGGCAAGTATCAGTGTGCGCTCCGGTGCTCCAGGTTCTCCCACACATGTgagtggcagcagcagtaacgGAGGCGGTGCTGGTGGAGGTGGTTCTTCTGGCTCAGGGCCAGTGTGCCGCAGCAGGCGTAATGGGCTTCAAGACGTCGACCTGAACACTTTCATCTCAGAGGAGATGGCACTGCATCTGGACTCTACAGGCTCTGCCTCTGCTGGAGGGGGAGGAACCAGGAAACGAAACTCCACCCAGtgtagtgatgtcatcacagacTCACCCACGCACAAACGCAACAGGATGATCTGA